From the Scatophagus argus isolate fScaArg1 chromosome 21, fScaArg1.pri, whole genome shotgun sequence genome, one window contains:
- the LOC124053024 gene encoding retinol dehydrogenase 13-like isoform X1 — protein sequence MTPKACARNLVLQECCEISCGNIFDTTFSVMSKYILPVSVFGTVFGGAVLLKNHVTGGRCPSKATITGKTVVITGANTGIGKETAQELAQRGGRIIMGCRDMEKCEAAAKEIRGKTRNHHVYAHHLDLASLKSIREFAERIKREEQRVDVLINNAGVMRCPAWKTEDGFDMQFGVNHLGHFLLTNLLLDKLKESAPSRVINLASLAHIVGKIDFEDLNWEKKKFDTKQAYCQSKLANVLFTRELAKRLQGTGVAVNAVHPGVVATDLGRHTGLHQSQFSSSVLSPFFSMLVKSPELGAQPSIYLAVSEEMEGVTGRYYDVMTEKEPAPQALDEETARRLWEISSRLVGLEEGGGRSAKSSPPAEGQSRAAQTDTVQTH from the exons ATGACGCCAAAGGCATGCGCGCGTAACCTTGTGCTGCAGGAGTGTTGTGAAATTAGCTGTGGAAACATTTTTGATACCACATTTTCAGTCATGAGCAAATATATTTTGCCAGTTTCTGTGTTTGGGACGGTGTTTGGAGGCGCTGTTTTACTGAA GAACCACGTGACTGGAGGTCGATGTCCCAGTAAGGCTACCATAACTGGGAAGACTGTGGTCATAACCGGAGCCAACACAGGCATCGGGAAGGAGACTGCACAAGAACTGGCCCAGAGAG GGGGTCGGATCATTATGGGATGTCGGGACATGGAGAAGTGTGAGGCAGCTGCCAAGGAAATACGAGGGAAGACCCGGAATCACCACGTTTACGCACATCACCTCGACCTGGCCTCCTTGAAATCCATTCGAGAGTTTGCAGAGAGAATCAAACGAG AGGAGCAGCGTGTGGATGTGCTGATAAACAATGCAGGGGTCATGAGATGTCCAGCATGGAAGACAGAAGATGGTTTTGATATGCAGTTTGGAGTCAACCACTTAG gCCACTTCTTGTTGACAAATCTCCTGCTGGATAAGTTGAAAGAGTCCGCCCCCAGCAGAGTGATCAACCTGGCCTCACTCGCCCACATCGTTGGAAAGATTGACTTCGAGGACTTGAactgggagaagaagaagtttgaTACTAAGCAGGCGTACTGTCAGAGCAAGCTTGCCAATGTTCTGTTCACCAGAGAGCTCGCCAAGCGATTACAAG GCACAGGAGTCGCAGTGAATGCTGTGCACCCAGGCGTTGTTGCCACAGACCTGGGGAGGCACACAGGTCTGCACCAATCACAGTTTTCGAGCTCTGTGCTCA GTCCCTTTTTCTCCATGTTGGTGAAGAGCCCAGAGCTGGGGGCGCAGCCCAGCATCTACCTGGCTGTGTCCGAGGAAATGGAGGGGGTGACGGGAAGGTATTATGATGTGATGACAGAAAAGGAACCAGCGCCCCAGGCCCTGGATGAGGAGACAGCTCGAAGGCTGTGGGAGATCAGCAGCAGGCTGGTGGGTCTGGAGGAGGGTGGGGGACGGTCCGCCAAGTCAAGCCCACCAGCAGAAGgccagagcagagctgcacagacagacacagtgcagacacactga
- the LOC124053024 gene encoding retinol dehydrogenase 13-like isoform X2, whose protein sequence is MGCRDMEKCEAAAKEIRGKTRNHHVYAHHLDLASLKSIREFAERIKREEQRVDVLINNAGVMRCPAWKTEDGFDMQFGVNHLGHFLLTNLLLDKLKESAPSRVINLASLAHIVGKIDFEDLNWEKKKFDTKQAYCQSKLANVLFTRELAKRLQGTGVAVNAVHPGVVATDLGRHTGLHQSQFSSSVLSPFFSMLVKSPELGAQPSIYLAVSEEMEGVTGRYYDVMTEKEPAPQALDEETARRLWEISSRLVGLEEGGGRSAKSSPPAEGQSRAAQTDTVQTH, encoded by the exons ATGGGATGTCGGGACATGGAGAAGTGTGAGGCAGCTGCCAAGGAAATACGAGGGAAGACCCGGAATCACCACGTTTACGCACATCACCTCGACCTGGCCTCCTTGAAATCCATTCGAGAGTTTGCAGAGAGAATCAAACGAG AGGAGCAGCGTGTGGATGTGCTGATAAACAATGCAGGGGTCATGAGATGTCCAGCATGGAAGACAGAAGATGGTTTTGATATGCAGTTTGGAGTCAACCACTTAG gCCACTTCTTGTTGACAAATCTCCTGCTGGATAAGTTGAAAGAGTCCGCCCCCAGCAGAGTGATCAACCTGGCCTCACTCGCCCACATCGTTGGAAAGATTGACTTCGAGGACTTGAactgggagaagaagaagtttgaTACTAAGCAGGCGTACTGTCAGAGCAAGCTTGCCAATGTTCTGTTCACCAGAGAGCTCGCCAAGCGATTACAAG GCACAGGAGTCGCAGTGAATGCTGTGCACCCAGGCGTTGTTGCCACAGACCTGGGGAGGCACACAGGTCTGCACCAATCACAGTTTTCGAGCTCTGTGCTCA GTCCCTTTTTCTCCATGTTGGTGAAGAGCCCAGAGCTGGGGGCGCAGCCCAGCATCTACCTGGCTGTGTCCGAGGAAATGGAGGGGGTGACGGGAAGGTATTATGATGTGATGACAGAAAAGGAACCAGCGCCCCAGGCCCTGGATGAGGAGACAGCTCGAAGGCTGTGGGAGATCAGCAGCAGGCTGGTGGGTCTGGAGGAGGGTGGGGGACGGTCCGCCAAGTCAAGCCCACCAGCAGAAGgccagagcagagctgcacagacagacacagtgcagacacactga
- the decr2 gene encoding peroxisomal 2,4-dienoyl-CoA reductase [(3E)-enoyl-CoA-producing] isoform X2, with product MAESQRNEELLPEDVGTDDCLSSYTHIYSPDLLKDQVAFITGGGSGIGLRIAEIFMRHGCDTVIASRNLEKLKEAAIKLSAVSGRRCLPLRIDVRQPESIVAAVDEALKELGRIDILINNAAGNFLCPAASLSFNAFKTVMEIDTMGTFNTSKVVYEKWFQNHGGNIVNISATLGYRGQALQVHAGSAKAANDAMTKHLAVEWGPSGVRVNTVAPGPVSGTEGFRRLGGPRGEAAGAFQSIPLQRAGNKTEMAHCALFLASRASSYVTGAILVADGGAWLTSANDVSMLLGIASSKSAKL from the exons ATGGCAGAGtcacagagaaatgaagagCTGCTCCCTGAAGATGTTGGAACAGATGACTGCTTGTCTTCATACACGCACATCTACAGTCCGGATTTACTAAA AGATCAGGTTGCTTTTATCACAGGCGGTGGATCTGGAATCGGACTCAGGATAGCAGAAATCTTCATGAG GCATGGCTGTGACACAGTGATTGCAAGCAGGAACTTGGAGAAGCTCAAAGAA GCAGCTATAAAGCTGTCTGCTGTGTCAGGACGCCGTTGTCTTCCTTTGCGTATAGATGTGAGGCAGCCTGAAAGCATCGTAGCTGCTGTGGATGAGGCACTGAAAGAGTTGGGCCGCATAGACATCCTCATTAACA ATGCTGCTGGAAACTTCCTTTGCCCAGCTGCCTCACTCTCTTTCAATGCCTTCAAGACAGTAATGGAGATTGACACTATGGGTACATTCAACACCAGCAAAGTGGTTTATGAGAAGTGGTTCCAG AATCATGGTGGCAACATAGTCAATATATCTGCAACACTTGGATACAGAGGACAGGCCCTCCAGGTGCATGCTGGCTCTGCTAAAGCTGCAAATG ATGCTATGACTAAGCACCTGGCTGTGGAGTGGGGGCCCAGTGGGGTGAGAGTCAATACTGTGGCTCCAGGTCCTGTCTCTGGCACTGAGGGCTTCCGTAGACTGG GTGGTCCCAGAGGGGAGGCTGCTGGTGCCTTCCAGTCCATTCCTTTGCAGCGGGCAGGCAACAAAACTGAGATGGCCCACTGTGCTCTTTTCTTGGCCAGCAGGGCCTCCTCCTATGTGACTGGAGCCATCCTGGTGGCGGACGGCGGCGCGTGGCTGACCTCCGCCAATGATGTCTCCATGCTGTTGGGTATAGCCTCCTCTAAATCTGCTAAACTCTGA
- the decr2 gene encoding peroxisomal 2,4-dienoyl-CoA reductase [(3E)-enoyl-CoA-producing] isoform X1, whose translation MAESQRNEELLPEDVGTDDCLSSYTHIYSPDLLKDQVAFITGGGSGIGLRIAEIFMRHGCDTVIASRNLEKLKEAAIKLSAVSGRRCLPLRIDVRQPESIVAAVDEALKELGRIDILINNAAGNFLCPAASLSFNAFKTVMEIDTMGTFNTSKVVYEKWFQNHGGNIVNISATLGYRGQALQVHAGSAKAANDAMTKHLAVEWGPSGVRVNTVAPGPVSGTEGFRRLGGPRGEAAGAFQSIPLQRAGNKTEMAHCALFLASRASSYVTGAILVADGGAWLTSANDVSMLLGYWSSEKKRDK comes from the exons ATGGCAGAGtcacagagaaatgaagagCTGCTCCCTGAAGATGTTGGAACAGATGACTGCTTGTCTTCATACACGCACATCTACAGTCCGGATTTACTAAA AGATCAGGTTGCTTTTATCACAGGCGGTGGATCTGGAATCGGACTCAGGATAGCAGAAATCTTCATGAG GCATGGCTGTGACACAGTGATTGCAAGCAGGAACTTGGAGAAGCTCAAAGAA GCAGCTATAAAGCTGTCTGCTGTGTCAGGACGCCGTTGTCTTCCTTTGCGTATAGATGTGAGGCAGCCTGAAAGCATCGTAGCTGCTGTGGATGAGGCACTGAAAGAGTTGGGCCGCATAGACATCCTCATTAACA ATGCTGCTGGAAACTTCCTTTGCCCAGCTGCCTCACTCTCTTTCAATGCCTTCAAGACAGTAATGGAGATTGACACTATGGGTACATTCAACACCAGCAAAGTGGTTTATGAGAAGTGGTTCCAG AATCATGGTGGCAACATAGTCAATATATCTGCAACACTTGGATACAGAGGACAGGCCCTCCAGGTGCATGCTGGCTCTGCTAAAGCTGCAAATG ATGCTATGACTAAGCACCTGGCTGTGGAGTGGGGGCCCAGTGGGGTGAGAGTCAATACTGTGGCTCCAGGTCCTGTCTCTGGCACTGAGGGCTTCCGTAGACTGG GTGGTCCCAGAGGGGAGGCTGCTGGTGCCTTCCAGTCCATTCCTTTGCAGCGGGCAGGCAACAAAACTGAGATGGCCCACTGTGCTCTTTTCTTGGCCAGCAGGGCCTCCTCCTATGTGACTGGAGCCATCCTGGTGGCGGACGGCGGCGCGTGGCTGACCTCCGCCAATGATGTCTCCATGCTGTTGG gttATTGGtcatctgaaaagaaaagagacaagtaa